Proteins encoded within one genomic window of Flavobacterium gilvum:
- the tsaE gene encoding tRNA (adenosine(37)-N6)-threonylcarbamoyltransferase complex ATPase subunit type 1 TsaE: MTTTFSIAQLEDVSKQILSQSPNKVILFNGEMGVGKTTLIKQLCKTLGVKETTSSPTFSLVNEYHTDNNQTVYHFDFYRLNKETEALDMGVDDYFYSGNWCFVEWPEKIESLIPHQHTSITIELLPNGERSLVLK; this comes from the coding sequence ATGACTACTACATTTTCAATAGCACAACTAGAAGACGTTTCAAAACAAATTTTAAGTCAAAGCCCGAACAAAGTAATTCTTTTTAATGGAGAAATGGGAGTTGGCAAAACTACTTTAATCAAACAACTTTGTAAAACATTGGGAGTTAAAGAAACTACAAGCAGCCCCACTTTTTCATTGGTCAATGAATATCATACAGATAATAACCAAACGGTATATCATTTTGATTTTTATAGGCTAAACAAAGAAACCGAGGCTTTGGATATGGGTGTAGATGATTATTTTTATTCTGGAAACTGGTGTTTTGTAGAATGGCCCGAAAAAATTGAGAGTCTAATTCCTCATCAGCATACCTCTATTACAATTGAATTACTACCCAATGGAGAGCGTTCATTGGTTTTAAAGTAA
- a CDS encoding phosphoribosylaminoimidazolesuccinocarboxamide synthase, with translation MSNTITTTNFNFPNQKSVYRGKVREVYNINDDLLVMIATDRLSAFDVVLPKGIPYKGQILNQIATKFMELTQDIVPNWLVATPDPSVAVGHLCDPFKVEMVIRGYLSGHAAREYAAGKRQLCGVTMAEGLKENDKFPEPIITPTTKADNGEHDEDISREAILSKGIVSEEDYLVLEKYTRALFQRGTEIAASRGLILVDTKYEFGKTKEGKIVLIDEIHTPDSSRYFYSEGYEERQANGEEQKQLSKEFVRRWLIQNGFQGKDGQQIPDMTDEYIESVSERYIELYENIIGEKFVKADISNINERIEKNVLDYLAKR, from the coding sequence ATGAGCAACACAATTACCACAACCAATTTTAATTTTCCGAATCAAAAGTCAGTGTATCGCGGAAAAGTAAGGGAAGTTTACAACATCAATGATGATTTACTGGTGATGATTGCCACCGACAGGCTTTCGGCTTTTGATGTGGTTCTGCCAAAAGGGATTCCGTACAAAGGACAAATTTTGAATCAAATTGCTACAAAATTCATGGAATTGACTCAGGATATTGTGCCAAATTGGTTGGTTGCTACTCCAGATCCAAGTGTTGCTGTAGGTCATTTGTGTGATCCTTTCAAAGTAGAAATGGTTATTCGGGGCTATCTTTCGGGTCATGCTGCCCGAGAATATGCTGCGGGAAAAAGACAACTTTGCGGTGTAACAATGGCTGAAGGTTTGAAAGAAAATGATAAATTTCCAGAACCAATTATCACGCCAACCACAAAAGCGGATAACGGTGAACATGATGAAGATATTTCTCGCGAAGCTATTTTGTCAAAAGGAATTGTAAGCGAAGAAGATTATTTGGTTTTAGAAAAATATACTCGTGCTTTGTTTCAAAGAGGAACTGAAATTGCCGCAAGTCGTGGTTTGATTTTGGTTGACACCAAATATGAATTCGGGAAAACAAAAGAGGGTAAAATTGTTTTGATTGACGAAATTCATACTCCAGATTCTTCTCGTTATTTTTATTCTGAAGGATATGAGGAAAGACAAGCAAATGGTGAGGAACAAAAGCAATTGTCCAAAGAATTTGTTCGTCGTTGGTTAATCCAAAACGGATTCCAGGGAAAAGATGGACAACAAATTCCGGATATGACCGATGAGTATATCGAATCTGTTTCTGAACGTTATATCGAATTGTATGAAAATATTATCGGCGAAAAATTTGTGAAAGCTGATATTTCGAATATCAACGAAAGAATCGAGAAAAACGTTTTGGATTATTTAGCAAAACGATAA
- a CDS encoding DUF4258 domain-containing protein, which translates to MNFIQRFAYYLVGLVMGLFVVAAIFSGKDTRCNYFPNARVLNDLSTKPFHYSDKATLILSQKWIDTTDIRNTLKFGDVDFDKSNVPYKKGKLYVIEGKTRKNQEIIIKVINYSNKAVLEDINKK; encoded by the coding sequence ATGAATTTTATACAACGTTTTGCTTACTATTTGGTCGGTTTAGTTATGGGATTATTTGTAGTGGCAGCCATATTCAGCGGAAAAGACACCCGCTGCAATTATTTTCCAAACGCAAGAGTTTTGAATGACTTGAGCACCAAACCTTTTCACTATTCCGATAAAGCAACACTTATTTTATCACAAAAATGGATTGACACTACCGATATAAGAAACACGCTTAAATTTGGAGATGTCGATTTTGACAAAAGTAATGTCCCGTACAAAAAAGGAAAACTATATGTGATTGAAGGCAAAACTAGGAAAAATCAGGAAATAATTATCAAAGTGATTAATTATTCAAACAAAGCAGTTCTCGAAGACATCAACAAAAAATAA
- a CDS encoding alanine dehydrogenase codes for MSLSPFTKEQLLPQEEKLEIAKQKSQLFIGIPKENSYQERRICLTPDAVNSLTYQGHRVMIESGAGVSSSYSDKEYSDAGAEITQDTKKVFGCPMILKVEPPTIAEIEMMNPKAILISAIQLKTRKKTYFEALSRKKITSLAFEYLKDTDGSYPAVRSLSEIAGTASILIAAELMTTNKFGKGLLFGNITGVAPTDVVILGAGTAGEFAARTALGLGASVKVFDNSITKLRRLQNNLNQRIFTSTIQQKSLLKALRRCDVAIGAMRGLERCPIIVTETMVEHMKKGAVIVDISIDTGGCFETSEVTTHEKPTYIKHNVLHYCVPNIPSRYSKTASLSISNIITPYLLQIAEDGGIESSIRCNAGLKNGIYLYHGILTNKAIGDWFDLPDNDINLIVF; via the coding sequence ATGTCTCTAAGTCCATTTACAAAAGAACAATTACTGCCTCAGGAAGAAAAATTGGAAATAGCCAAGCAAAAAAGTCAACTTTTTATAGGAATTCCCAAAGAGAACAGTTACCAAGAAAGACGCATTTGCCTTACCCCCGATGCCGTAAATTCGCTTACCTATCAAGGACACAGAGTAATGATTGAGTCCGGAGCCGGAGTAAGTTCCAGCTACAGCGACAAAGAATACAGTGATGCCGGTGCCGAAATCACACAAGACACAAAAAAAGTGTTTGGGTGTCCCATGATTTTAAAAGTAGAACCGCCCACAATTGCCGAAATTGAAATGATGAATCCAAAAGCCATTTTGATATCAGCCATTCAATTAAAAACCAGAAAAAAAACATACTTCGAAGCTTTATCCCGAAAAAAAATTACCTCTTTAGCTTTTGAATACCTTAAAGACACTGATGGCTCCTACCCTGCCGTGAGATCATTGAGCGAAATTGCAGGAACCGCATCCATTCTGATTGCCGCCGAGTTAATGACAACAAATAAATTTGGAAAAGGGTTATTGTTCGGTAATATTACAGGTGTTGCCCCTACAGATGTGGTGATACTTGGAGCCGGAACCGCAGGGGAATTTGCAGCCAGGACTGCCCTTGGACTTGGAGCAAGCGTAAAAGTTTTTGACAATTCAATTACAAAATTACGTCGTTTGCAAAACAATTTAAACCAACGCATTTTCACTTCGACCATTCAACAAAAATCGCTGTTAAAAGCACTAAGACGCTGTGATGTAGCCATTGGAGCAATGCGAGGATTGGAGCGATGTCCTATTATTGTGACCGAAACAATGGTCGAACACATGAAAAAAGGAGCTGTAATTGTCGATATTAGTATTGACACCGGAGGTTGTTTTGAAACATCTGAAGTGACAACCCACGAAAAACCTACTTACATCAAACACAATGTATTGCATTATTGTGTTCCCAATATTCCTTCCCGTTATTCCAAAACGGCCTCACTTTCTATAAGCAACATTATCACTCCTTATTTATTACAAATTGCTGAAGACGGTGGCATCGAAAGTTCTATTCGCTGCAATGCCGGACTTAAAAACGGCATTTATCTCTATCACGGAATCCTTACCAACAAAGCAATTGGCGACTGGTTTGATTTACCCGATAACGATATCAATTTAATTGTTTTTTAA